A section of the Rutidosis leptorrhynchoides isolate AG116_Rl617_1_P2 unplaced genomic scaffold, CSIRO_AGI_Rlap_v1 contig55, whole genome shotgun sequence genome encodes:
- the LOC139884424 gene encoding uncharacterized protein, with the protein MADNSQKMSYNAGEAKGQAQEKANTMMDKAGNAAQSTKESMQDMGQTMKEKASNAADSVKNATGMNK; encoded by the exons ATGGCAGACAATTCCCAGAAGATGAGCTACAATGCTGGAGAGGCCAAGGGCCAAGCTCAA GAGAAGGCAAACACCATGATGGATAAGGCGGGAAATGCAGCTCAATCCACGAAAGAATCGATGCAAGACATGGGACAGACGATGAAAGAAAAGGCGAGTAATGCTGCTGATTCGGTTAAGAATGCGACTGGCATGAACAAATGA